In the Paludisphaera rhizosphaerae genome, one interval contains:
- the fae gene encoding formaldehyde-activating enzyme → MLMNIGEALVGEGNEIAHIDLLIGKKDGPVGVAFANALANQSHGHTNLLAVLTPNLLAKPATVMITKVTIKGMKQAVQMFGPAQSAVAKAVADSVAEGVIPASAAEDLVIVCGVFIHPEAEDNAKILKFNYEATKLAIANAMKNEPKIAEITAKKDSVEHPFAK, encoded by the coding sequence ATCCTTATGAACATCGGCGAGGCTCTGGTTGGCGAAGGCAACGAGATCGCCCACATCGACCTCTTGATCGGCAAGAAGGACGGCCCGGTCGGCGTCGCCTTCGCGAACGCCCTGGCCAACCAGTCGCACGGCCACACCAACCTGCTGGCCGTCCTCACGCCGAACCTGCTCGCCAAGCCGGCCACCGTGATGATCACGAAGGTCACGATCAAGGGGATGAAGCAGGCCGTCCAGATGTTCGGCCCCGCGCAGTCGGCGGTCGCCAAGGCCGTCGCCGACAGCGTCGCCGAAGGCGTCATCCCGGCCTCCGCGGCCGAAGACCTCGTCATCGTCTGCGGCGTGTTCATCCACCCCGAAGCCGAAGACAACGCCAAGATCCTCAAGTTCAACTATGAGGCCACCAAGCTCGCCATCGCCAACGCGATGAAGAACGAGCCCAAGATCGCCGAGATCACCGCGAAGAAGGACTCGGTCGAGCACCCCTTCGCCAAGTGA